A region from the Vicia villosa cultivar HV-30 ecotype Madison, WI linkage group LG3, Vvil1.0, whole genome shotgun sequence genome encodes:
- the LOC131593628 gene encoding uncharacterized protein LOC131593628 — protein sequence MVDWYALETVLRELGIPCRFVHWIMLVVRTVTYRFRVNGALTTEMQAKRGVRQGDPISPLLFVVMMEYLNRLMAKMQKEPAFKHHPKCDKLGITHLSFADDVLMFCRGDVGSVEMMMKVLNTFAGTTGLIVNPRKCKVYFGGVDEDTRRRITELTSYDEGLLPFRYLGVPLTIRKLNIKHYLPLIDKILAKKIDGICRSFVWTGKATVSKKSSIAWESVCRPKNLGGMNIFNLCLWNDIALLKCLWNLSLKADNLWVKWVHAHYLKKKTLMEADISTSCSWVIKKILRLREHLPNLQPMWDHMIQNRSFCMHKLYEKRIDSDRVPWRHLIQGNSARPRATILTWMACHGRLSTKDRLRQMGLITDHICSLCNVCDETLDHLLFECRFAKEVWKYVLQWIGISHDPQPWSIELGWITRMIGKKGWRFRIPKIAMAETIYGVWQYRNDIIFRGNTHRNTSIDIGDRIIEKEMYRGWYSPKLRKHIATLML from the exons ATGGTAGATTGGTATGCCCTGGAAACTGTTTTGAGAGAGCTGGGTATACCTTGTAGATTTGTCCATTGGATTATGCTGGTGGTCAGGACTGTCACATATAGGTTCAGGGTTAATGGTGCTCTTACAACTGAGATGCAGGCCAAAAGAGGGGTCAGACAAGGAGACCCCATATCTCCACTTCTTTTTGTTGTAATGATGGAATACCTGAACAGATTGATGGCTAAAATGCAGAAGGAACCAGCTTTCAAACACCATCCAAAATGTGACAAACTGGGAATCACACATCTCtcttttgctgatgatgtactcATGTTTTGCAGGGGTGATGTTGGCTCTGtggagatgatgatgaaagtTCTAAATACTTTTGCTGGCACTACTGGGCTGATTGTGAATCCAAGGAAGTGCAAAGTTTACTTTGGTGGAGTGGATGAAGACACCAGAAGAAGGATAACTGAGCTCACTTCTTATGATGAAGGCCTGCTCCCATTCAGGTACTTAGGGGTTCCACTCACCATTAGAAAACTGAATATTAAACATTATCTCCCTCTCATTGATAAAATTCTGGCAAAG aagatagATGGTATTTGTAGAAGTTTTGTATGGACTGGGAAAGCAACGGTTAGCAAGAAGAGCTCCATTGCTTGGGAATCAGTCTGCAGGCCTAAGAATCTTGGAGGTATGAACATCTTCAATCTTTGTCTCTGGAATGATATTGCTCTCTTGAAGTGCCTTTGGAATCTGAGTTTAAAAGCTGACAACCTTTGGGTTAAATGGGTGCATGCTCATTATCTCAAAAAGAAGACTTTAATGGAGGCAGATATTAGTACCAGCTGCTCATGGGTGATAAAGAAAATTTTGAGACTTAGAGAGCATCTCCCTAATCTGCAACCAATGTGGGATCACATGATTCAAAATAGAAGCTTTTGTATGCATAAGCTGTATGAAAAACGGATAGACTCAGATAGGGTGCCTTGGAGGCATTTAATACAAGGAAACAGTGCTAGACCTAGGGCTACTATCCTCACATGGATGGCCTGCCATGGAAGATTGAGTACTAAGGATAGACTGCGACAGATGGGCTTGATTACTGATCACATTTGCAGCCTGTGTAATGTTTGTGATGAAACACTTGACCACCTTCTGTTTGAATGCAGGTttgccaaggaagtatggaaataTGTTCTGCAGTGGATTGGAATTTCACATGATCCTCAACCTTGGTCCATTGAGTTGGGGTGGATTACCCGTATGATTGGAAAAAAAGGATGGAGATTTAGGATTCCGAAGATAGCAATGGCTGAAACCATTTATGGTGTTTGGCAATATAGGAATGATATAATTTTTAGGGGCAATACTCATAGGAATACAAGTATAGATATTGGAGATAGAATTATAGAGAAAGAGATGTATAGAGGGTGGTATTCACCCAAATTAAGGAAGCACATAGCTACCTTAATGCTTTAG
- the LOC131660017 gene encoding sulfite exporter TauE/SafE family protein 3-like, translating into MVDMKMRSILWVILLLFGCFVIVYGERKLVKIQVPSFNVTSTMIQEHSFLKKAVNFLWKSDGSGYTHVWPEMEFGWQIVLGSFIGFCGAAFGSVGGVGGGGIFVPMLSLIIGFDPKTSTAISKCMIMGAALSTVYYNLRLRHPTLNMPIIDYDLALLIQPMLMLGISIGVVFNVVFPDWMVTILLIILFLGTSTKAFFKGMETWNKETIMKKEAARRQESVGSGEYKALPTGPDAATEKEDTKVSMFENVYWREFGLLMFVWVSFLALQIVKQKYTTTCSTAYWVLNLLQIPISVGVTAYEATMLFTGRRVIASVGDQGKEFTVFQLAIYCVFGMLAGIVGGMLGLGGGFIMGPLFLELGVPPQVSSATATFAMTFSSSMSVVEYYLLKRFPVPYALYLSLVATIAALVGQHIVRRLIILFGRASLIIFILAGTIFISAVSLGGVGISNMVHKIAMHEYMGFENICKYGS; encoded by the exons ATGGTTGATATGAAGATGAGATCCATATTATGggtaatattgttgttgtttggtTGTTTTGTGATTGTCTACGGTGAAAGAAAGCTTGTGAAAATTCAAGTACCAAGTTTTAATGTTACTTCTACGATGATTCAAGAACATAGTTTTCTCAAAAAAGCTGTTAATTTCTTATGGAAATCAGATGGATCGGGTTATACACACGTGTGGCCG GAAATGGAATTTGGGTGGCAAATTGTGTTGGGTTCTTTTATTGGATTTTGTGGGGCTGCGTTTGGAAGTGTTGGTGGAGTTGGTGGTGGTGGCATATTTGTTCCTATGCTTAGTCTTATTATTGGCTTTGATCCTAAAACATCTACGGCTATTTCTAAAT GTATGATCATGGGTGCAGCTCTGTCAACTGTTTACTACAACCTTAGGCTAAGACATCCAACCTTAAACATGCCAATAATTGACTATGATTTGGCACTTCTGATTCAACCTATGCTCATGCTTGGTATCAGTATTGGAGTGGTCTTCAATGTTGTATTTCCTGATTGGATGGTCACTATATTGCTCATTATTCTTTTCTTAG GAACATCAACAAAAGCATTCTTTAAAGGGATGGAGACATGGAATAAGGAAACCATAATGAAAAAG GAGGCTGCTAGGAGACAAGAATCAGTTG GTTCAGGAGAATACAAAGCTCTTCCAACTGGACCAGATGCTGCCACTGAAAAGGAAGACACCAAG GTGTCTATGTTTGAAAATGTTTACTGGAGGGAGTTTGGGCTACTAATGTTTGTTTGGGTTTCATTCCTTGCATTACAGATTGTTAAG CAAAAATACACAACTACATGTTCGACAGCATATTGGGTACTGAACTTGTTGCAG ATTCCAATCTCCGTTGGGGTAACTGCGTACGAGGCAACTATGTTGTTCACTGGAAGAAGAGTAATAGCTTCTGTTGGTGATCAAGGGAAAGAATTTACCGTTTTCCAGCTAGCGATCTATTGTGTCTTCGGCATGTTGGCCGGTATAGTCGGTGGAATGCTGGGACTAGGAGGCGGATTCATTATGGGTCCACTTTTTCTCGAGCTCGGTGTTCCTCCTCAA GTATCGAGCGCAACGGCCACGTTTGCGATGACATTCTCCTCGTCTATGTCTGTCGTGGAATACTACTTGCTGAAAAGATTTCCAGTTCCTTATG CTCTTTACTTAAGCCTGGTGGCTACTATTGCAGCCTTGGTTGGACAACATATTGTGAGAAGACTTATCATATTGTTTGGAAGAGCTTCTCTTATCATCTTTATTCTAGCCGGCACAATATTTATCAGCGCAGTCTCACTAG GTGGAGTTGGCATTTCAAATATGGTGCACAAGATTGCAATGCATGAATATATGGGATTTGAGAATATCTGCAAGTATGGGTCATAG